In Drosophila busckii strain San Diego stock center, stock number 13000-0081.31 chromosome 3R, ASM1175060v1, whole genome shotgun sequence, the sequence TAAATGGCGCCGTAAACAGGTAAATGCGACTAACCTCATCCGGTTGGCGCAGGATGAATGTGTACTTCTGTACGCTTATGGGCTGCGTATAGTTGAAAGGCTTCTTGTGCGGCTCATCCACAGTGGCAGCTACGGCGGCcataaaaaatttgctattttgcaCTAGCTCAACTATGCGATAGGGTATGCGGTAGGTCAATGACCCGACTAACTCATCctattataaataacaattacttACTAACTGTTTGCGCTTTGAGCTGCAACTTACGCTCTCATTTAAGTTTTGGTTGTTGTAATTCTCGAACTCTGGACTCGTAACATCATGCAGATTGTAGGAAAAGTTCAAAGCGCGACTGAGTTCCTTTAATATTTCCATAACAATGCCCTTGTGCTCTGTTATTTCGCCACGACTGTTTTTGGTTATAATTTGCCAAGGCGGATTCTGCGAGCAATTTGAaccaatatatataatgcttaTATTGCTGATTCAAAGACTCACATGCGCGGTGGCAATATCCATGGTAATATTACGAAAATGATGCTCTATATGCGGAAAGGTAAGCTCATGGCAATTGAAACCCAGCAAAGGACTCCAGTAACCGATATTAACAAACTCAAAGTTGCGATTGTTTGAATCGCGCACAGGATCTATTGTAGTATGTAAAACTAAAAgcgtttaaataattaacaagtttttaaattaccTTTGCGAAACATTTCATTCTCTTGACTCTTGCCCCAGGTAATGGCCGTTTCAATGCGCCAGCGTGAGCAGCTGgcgcatttgctgtttgttttgagGTAATCCTATAAAGCAGCAAGCTCACATAAGCCGTActatttattaagtatacgcacctTTATATACTGCAGTATCTCATCTTGTTTCTCCTGCTTGGTAAAGCGTATAGATTCCCATTCTTCATCAGAAATTTCGCCATAAATGGACAGCTCTTCAGTTATCATGCGTGATAGCGATGTTACCAGCGCCATGGAAATCTCAGCTATGGTGCAGTTAAGCGTATCCGCACAATGTGGTATTGTTTCATTTAAGGCAAATGCTATGTTTGCGCCTTCATCGAGGTTCATTGTTACCGCATTGGCATCAAAATCACGACGCACTTCTTCCAGCACAAAGAATATCCATTGATTGTTTACATGAAACATGCTCATAGTCTCTGCTATTTCAATAATATCTTCATGAAACTTGGAAACGACTAAAAACTGCTGACGCTTTAGTTCATGTTTGGTAGGAGCAAATTGAGCTAAAGCATCGCGCAGagctttgcgcttttgttggcCACGCTGCTTTTCATCAATCGCGTAGAGAATCAGCGAGATTGGTGGTATGTGATTCGTAGTGCTCTCATGTACGATGGACTTGATGAGCATGGGATTATTTTCAACTGCAAGAGCATTTAGTAGATACAGTTATACAATGTTACAAATACTTACGTATGGACTGATCTACGAAAGCTACAACAGACTTCCAGTTTAATATGCCTTGCACCTTAGCATCAAGCAGAAGCTGAGGAAACTCATCGCCTTGGGATACCATGGGAatctacaaaaaatatttatagcttgaaATTTAGCTTAGACTTAGCTGTGCCTAGCTTACCATTAAAGCCCTGTTTAGTGGCAAGCGTGGGCAATCCGCATCGGTTATAGCTATGAGCAGCACAGAAGTTTCCTGTGTGCTCTTATAAAAGTTCCAGGTGCTTTCACAGTCGGTAACAGTTATGGCCGCCAAGAAGTCTAAAGAGTGAAcattaagcagctgcaacgaAACTTTACTATACTTAAGTTCTTACCCTTTTTTAAACGCACTGGATTCCAGTTAAAGTAGCGCACATTAATGCCGCCGTTTTTTAAATTCTCGCGTACAATATCGCTCAAGATCTTTTCAAAATGCGCCATTATATTCTGCCCATGCATGGCCATATATTCATGATCCACAACCACAgcttgtaaattgtaaattataatatttatacatatatatgtattaattattgctCACCCAGTGAAGCATTTGCGCTTAGAAACGATGAAAAGTCATTGGCACTAACAGCAGCTAGCATATGACCAAGAACTAAACAAAGCCCAAGCTTTAACATCATGTTGCCGGCGTCgttaaaagcaaactgaaaaGTGAAAGCTACTAAAACAGCAGTTTACCTTTTTAGATTCTTATTTGGAGTACAAAACATAAACCCAATTAAATGCGAGGCAATTGAGCTGCGCGCATTGTGAGCACATGAAATATTCAAGGAGTCAGGAGCCTCACCCTGATTGACAGTTTGCGGTTAGGCGTTGACAGCCGACGTCAAAATAACGTGCAGGTGTTTCGATTTATAGAAAAGAcccttaaaaattattgtgttTGCGGTGTTAACttcgtttatttaattatatttatgaaattgttCATCAAAATTGCGTGTaagttaattacattttacaatCTTATATATCTAAATAGATAAAGGGGTTTGCGAACAGTAAAATGGTTCTGGGGGGCTCTAAAGCtagaaattattacaaatCACTGGGagctatttgcttaaatactATGAGCATTAGTTCCAAGGTTTatctataaaaattttaaactgtttatgtaaattgttgttattgtttataatcccttctattgtatatatatgtaactatAATTTAGCTAAGTAATGCTTAAGACTAAAGTACAATTCCCAAAATGCTGTCAagtatataactatataaatgCATACGATTTCGATTGTTAGAAGTACAGAgtgtactatatataatatgaaaCTGTATTAAGCATAATACCTGTGCATTATATATcaataagtatatatagaTTACATATTAGTTAAATAGCTTTCTTGAAATttactgtctgtctgtctaatGCTAAATATGACTTCATATAATACTGTGCATTATTTGCTATTGGTGTTACCTTGTCTATTACAACAGATTTGATTGTTTCCCTattatttgccaaaaatgtgGTATGCTCCGTTTTGCAGTAAAGTCTGCTTTTAATTCATCTTTTTGATTCAATGGTCTCTTGACCGCTATTAGACCCATTCATCCTGGGTTTACAATTTTCCTCATTCATTGAGTATTGCACTCAGACGCTCCTCCACAGCGACTTTGCGTGATTTCCACACAAACTCGCACACAGCTATAACACAGGCCACGCCCATGCCGCCCATGAGCACCACAAACACGCCACCCACATTGGCCAGGCCCAGCTCATTGGCAGCTGAAGATGATTTTGAGGTTTCCACACGACACTTGCCGCCGCCGCGTTTCTCCTTCCACCATTTGGTTTTCAGTATGTGCAGCTTACCTTCCTCCTAAAGCAAGAAAATGGTTTAAATTGACAGCAtgagaatttaaattaaagatatACCTGCAGCTTTAATATGACGCTGTTGATGGCAGTGCGATAAGGTgaatctaaaaatattaatttaagttaagcatACATTACTGATATTATAGCAGTTTACTTGGAGGCGTGGCTATCCCATAGCTCTTTGTATCCAGCATGCCGCCCACTTGGGTAAGCTCACAGTTGCGCTCCGTAACATATTCAATCGAAGTGGATTCCATGAGAAAAGCATAAGAGCCTGAAAAGCATAAAAGTGCGTCTAGGTTAACTGCTAAATGGAGTGGACTGCTTACCTTTGCCCTTGGCTACGCGATCGACACCCTCGCCATTGCTTGCTGTAAATACAGAAGGACGCGCTGATTCCATAAAGGACCACATGCGCTGATATGTTGAGATTTTAGAGTCCTGCAAATGAACAAAGgtattaataatattgctaAGCACTTTAGTTAGCTAACGCACTCTGAAGAAAGCTGCAGTGCTGCCACCTTTAAGTGCGCCATATTTAATTCTAGTTTGCTTGGCCAAATCCTCAGCACTCTCAATGGGTGAGTCCATGCGTTCGACAGTTAGAAATGCAGCCAAGTTGGCAGTATAAGATGAGAtcataattaaagtaaagaaCCACCAAATGCCAGCGACCATGCGCGTGGAGAGTGCTctgaaatttatgtatgtttagTATATTAAGTTCCAACTAAAGTAAAACATAGTTACTTGGGTAAAAAGTCGCAGCCTTGTTGCATAAGCGAACCAATGGCAAACCACATGCAGTTGAGCAAAGTAAACTGACTTTCAACCTTTTCGCCATGTGCATCCGTATAAGCTGGCCATTCATAAGGCGTAAATCTATAAATAGACtatcaatataaattgtttttacaaTTTGAGCATAACAAACTTGGCTAAGATGAACAGCAGCACGGATACACCAAGATAAGCAGTAGCCATATAAATCCAAACGTCCAGCGAAAGCGGCGACAGAAAAGAGAACAAGTTGGGCGGCTGCTTTATGGGCTTGCGATACAGTATGGATACGCCCAGATTCATAAAGGGCGTAGTAAAGTCCACAGCCTGTTCACGCTCAAAGGTGATAGTTAGATCAGCTATGGCCAGATCAGCGCGTTGCTCCAGCAGCTCACGTATCATGCCATTCCATTCACTAAGcagtttaaaatatacaattaaattttaataataattaagtaatttaatttcgttACCCTGTCATTTTGTTAAGACTGCCATAGCTGCCATCAGGCACAAgctgaattttataattgaagcCCAAAGATTTGGAAATTTCGTGTATAAGATCAACGGCATAGCCTTCAAACTGATCATTGCCGGTTAGCGGCATAGCTGACTCCTTGCGCATGCAGTAGGGATTGCTCTGAgaagtaaaataaacaacattagCTGCCTTAATCCTCTATTATGAATACTCACCAATATAGTTGTCACaactaaagttttatttttcaaattggcTTCAATTTCCTGCTGCTTTTGACTGAAAGTGCGCGTAAAGTTAATGCCCTCGGGCAGCGTAGAGTTCCAGGTGCCAATTTTGCGTATGCCCGCTGGTGTTAGCTCCACAATGTCCAGCATAAAGTCAGTGCGAAAGCCTTGATGATCAAACTTGATGACATTGGTTAGACCTTTCATTTCAACAATCTTCATATAGTTAATCAAACTGAAGCCATGCTGCCAAGTGCTTTGACCATCACAGCTGATGGGATGTATGTCAATCTGTTGTGATGTATCCAAGTCATGCAGCGCcttggcaaacaaatgcacTGCATCATACATAAGCGCAGTCTCCGAGCGTATAGTGGTTAGATTAGCAGAACGCAGCAGTCCCTTCTCATCAATGCTCCACTGACGCACTACATCCGACACCACTTTATCATTAATCAAACGAAAGCCTGTTATATTGGTGCCGCCATAGCGAAACTCATCCAGATTAACCGTATGTAGATCAAGTGAAGTAACCAAGTAGCTATGATAGTCGCTCATCATGCCGATCTGCTGAGCCTGCTTAAGCACCTCATGTATGCGCTCCGTGGAACAGTCCAGCACAATGTGCGCCTCCGCCGAGTTCTTAATCTGCTTGAGCAGCGGCCTGTTGACAAGCATAAGGAATAATGTACAAGTGTCTGTGCTAGTAATGCAAACTTACCTGTAATCCCCGCCATCGCTAAGCTGACGCACTGTTATGGGAAACGGTGTCATGCCATGAGCCTTGAGCAGCTCTTGCAGCCGCACTATGCCATCGTTGTTCTCATAGATAATGGTGAACGTCTTCCAGCCCCAGTGGCGCACAATATCCACATAAgcctaaatttaaatagacaAAAGTCAACAGTCGCACAGTAACAGACAAACAAAGGCGCACTTACCTTGGAAAGCGTATTAGGATGCGGATAAAGATTCACCAGGCAGCTCTCGCGTCGCAGTCGGTAGTCCCAGCGATTCTCCAAGTGGGGTAtctaaataaaagtttagGTACAGTTTCGACATTTGTGCTAAAGCGATTGCCCAATTTATTTACCTCCATATTGTCGCATATGCTCTGCACATGGCTCGCAGTGTGGGAGGATTGTGGTCCAAATATGGCGGCCACACCAATGTTGAGCAAGCCGCAGactgtaaataaaacacaagcacaGTATTAATAGCAGCtaacaaaattgcaaaacttttagtgcataaattgtaaaatgtgCTGGCAAACTTTGTGAATTGATTTTCATGCAATGTGCTCCCAATCCTTGCTAGCTTATCTCTAGCCCTATGACTATGCTGCGAAACGAGTCCAAGTAGCGTTAACAGACTGAAGtatgcttgccacacatgcagcagttgcaatgTTGCAACTGCACTTTGCAACAAACATAATTTGATTTCGCCTTTTTGGCTTCTCGCATTCATTCCCTCATCGAATTACTACTGTGTGGCACGTGTGGCAACTTTCAGCCGCAGCCTGCATTTATCTACCTTTTGTACTATTTGGGTGGGTGGTGTGTAAACCACACACAGTGGCAATCGCATTCCCTAGGCTTACGTTAAAATTGCACTCtcttgtatctgtgtgtgtgtgtgggtgtccGTGTGCGTCCTTTTGCAGCTTGTTAGTTTCGTGCTTAAACGTATTTTACTTTGGCTTTCCATAATGTGGCACGAGTCCCAAAAGTCTTACGACTTTTCTGTCTCATTTATCACAATCTTGGACATTCGAGTTCGTTTTACGATGCTGCCGagtttcaaattaaagctTGCACATAAAAGAAGCCACTGCTctcaacaaaataatataaaaacgcatctaagcatttttaagcattaaatatttagacgTTACTTTTATGTTTTCTTCATATATGCATTGCAGATTTCTCACAACAGAtttgaacagcaacaaaatgtataatgAAGGCGATAAATAAGCTGAATAAATCATAACGGTATTATGCTGAATAAAAAATGCGACAGGTGTAATGTCAACTGTAAGTACTTACCCCTTTTGCCGGCATGGAAACTGTCAAAAGGCGAAATGCGTTCAATTTGCGCCATTAACTTGGAGCGTGGCAAAATGGAGCGGTCGGTATTGATGCGTTCAACAGCTTGGCGGAATGCCAGCTCCTGATTGTCGTCCGATGGATGAAAGAGACCACCTGCAAtgacaaatcaaattattgttaCTTACAGGTAAataagtatttgtttttgtaataaGCTCGGATGCTGGCGCacgcagcaaaacaaacaaaccacacacacacactgacaatGTGCTTCATCATATTGACATGTATtcgtatacacacacagacactagcaaacaaactttttatatttatgttgatGAGCGCAAAAATCGATACAAGATGAAACACAAGAAAAGCTGCTGAGCATGTCTTCAAGTAAATTTTCCTTTAATATGccttaaaattcatttaacaGAAATTCTCAACTGTTTTCAAAACTCaccaatttttattatgtcgGGTAACGCCTGTGTAAACGCTACTTGCAGCATCAGAAGCAACAGTAGCTGCAGCCTATTGTACTgtcttttatgcattttgtttgtgtttgtttagcacaccaattaatttatttgtatttaatttccaAGCGTTCACTGATAACACAGCACAGCATCTactattgtttgtttttaaacgcACATTTTACAAACAATCTTTTCCGCTTTCCCTTTATGTACCGCAATGTGGGCTGCTCGAGATGAAACTGAGCATGGACCACTGATTTTTCGCTCTTTTAAATGCAAAGGGTggctgggtggttggttggttggttgatTTTCGAAAAGCCGGGTCCAGCttttaaatagctaaaaatatatcgTTTGGCGCCTTCGAAAGCGAGGCgatatattgtttattgtggTGGACAGCAATATGTGTCCGTGGTGGCTGGTCGATAAAGCGGGATTTATTGTTTGCGGCAGCATTTGTACAAAGTGTCACACACAAaatctgtttttatttttataaacaatttaattgtatttatacgTTTCAACTGCAAAATGCCACGTGCAGTAAAGTCAAAAGCTGCGCCGGCTAGAAAGCCCAAGGGCAAGCTGTATGCCATGCCAGAGAAGCTAAAGGAGGGCACTGTACTAACGGATCTAGCCAAAGGGCAATGGCGTATTGGTCCCTCCATAGGCATAGGAGGCTTTGGTGAAATCTATGCAGCCTGTCGCAATGGCGAAAAAAACTATGATGCTGTGATTAAATGCGTAGGTAGCTGCCTAACtcgaaatgtttattttaatgacagcattttgtttaacagGAGCCGCATGTAAATGGCCCACTTTTTGTCGAGATGCATTTCTATCTGCGAAATGCGAAATTAGAGGATATTAACCAGTACAAGCACCAGCGCGGCATCAAAACACTGGGAATGCCTCATATGCTGGCCCATGGCTCTGTTGACATAAATGAGCAGAAGCATAGGTTTGTAGTTATGCCGCGTTATGGCAGCGATATATCCAAATTCGTTGAACAGAATGGCAAGCGTTTACCCGAAGCCACTGCCTATCGACTGGCCATACAAATGCTGGATGCATATGAATTTATTCATAACAAGGGCTACGTTCATGCGGATCTCAAGGCAGCCAACATCTTGCTCGGTTTGGGGAAAGGCGGCGGCGCGCAGGCGTACTTGGTGGATTTTGGTTTGGCTTCACATTATATTACAGGCGTCTTTAAACCTGATCCGAAGAAAATGCACAATGGCACCATTGAGTACACATCGCGTGATGCACATCAGGGCGTGGCAACACGGCGTGCAGATTTGGAAATCTTGGGCTATAATCTTATCGAATGGTTAGGCGTGGAGTTGCCTTGGGTTAAGGACAAGCTGCTTACAGTGCCGGCCAAGGTGCAAAAAGCTAAGGAAGCGTTTATGACGGATGTAAGCGCTGCATTAAAACCACTTTTTCCCAAGGGCGTACCAGCAGCCATAGCTGATTTTATAAAGTATGTTGCCAAGCTGGCACATAATGAAGCTCCAGATTACGACAAATGTCGCTGTTACTTTCTCAATGCGCTTAAGCAAATGAAAGTGGCGAACAGCGGTGATTTGGACTTCAAGCTCAAGGctaccagcaacaacaataataacagtTCACCTGCCAAGAAAGCAACTCCGCGTGGCAGGGCCAAAACTAATAAACTGTTGAAAGCTGATTCATCAGCGGATGATATCATTATGTCTAGCGAAGACGAGAAGGAGGATGAAGCATTTAAACCAAGCAGAAAGTTATCTGCACGAGCAGTTGCTCAAAGTAGAATTTCACCACGCCTAAATGGTGCGAAAGCTGTTGCTTCGCCCAAAAAACGTGTTGCCCctgcaacgccaacgccaaaggCAGCAAGTCCCAACAAACGAGCAAGGCTGGAGCCTGATTTAACACCCAAGACACATGGCAGCAGTGCTAAATTGAATAGTCCAGCGCTGTCGCTACGTGCTGCCAGGTCCGGCAAGACCACCATCAATAACGATCTCACTCCACAAGCGCGTCCCCACAAAACCTACGAATTTAATGTTGAACTGGATGTTAGCTTGGATGCAAATGTTATTGTAAATGTCAGGCGCAAGAAGAAAGGTTCAAGCGATAATAAAAATGGCACaccaagcaacaaaacaacatcAGCAAGTAGCGTTAGAACACCCAATGCTGAAACGCCAACCAGGAACGTTAATGTGCGCAAAGTGGCTAGTGGAAAGTCTGGTAGCTCGCCAGGCTCAGGATCAACGCGTAGTCCTCGAACACCTGCTGTTACCGTGCGCAAGTACAGGCattaattttctaatttactacacacatacattcgtACATATACCTTTGTTAGTTTACAAcactcattaaaaaaataataaattatacattgatgttttttttttgatataaaaatgtgTGTATTGAAAGTTGTTTATGTATAATAGAGTAagttgcagttttatttgGAGCGACgtttgctgccactgctgctttCATGATGTTTcgagctgcttttgctgctactCGACTTGGCATGGGAGCTGCGTCTTGAGGAACTGCTGCTGTGCTTCTCGTGTGCACTAACGGCGCTTGGCGGTGCCACAGATTTGCTGGCGCGCTCCTCTTTGTGTGCCTTGCTTGATGCTGAGGATGACTTGTGTCcatgcttgctgctgctgctcacgctTGTCGAACTGGCGGGCTCGGGTTTGTAAAATGGCGAAGAGGAATTGGAGGATGTAGATGAACGTGAAGAGGGCACCGGGACTGCCGCTTTGGTCTTGGTGGCCGGCGGCACAGGCACTGGTTCGTCGGGTATGATAACAGTGGGCAGGGGAACAGTGGCACGACTCGTGGAAGGCTTGCTGCAACAGGCATCGCATTGCCAGATTTGTGATTGTTGCTCATCGGCAGCTTCCTCGTTGGATATAGGCGGCTTGTGGCACTCTTGATGATACAATGCGCCGCATT encodes:
- the LOC108601447 gene encoding ionotropic receptor 93a, whose protein sequence is MLAAVSANDFSSFLSANASLAVVVDHEYMAMHGQNIMAHFEKILSDIVRENLKNGGINVRYFNWNPVRLKKDFLAAITVTDCESTWNFYKSTQETSVLLIAITDADCPRLPLNRALMIPMVSQGDEFPQLLLDAKVQGILNWKSVVAFVDQSILENNPMLIKSIVHESTTNHIPPISLILYAIDEKQRGQQKRKALRDALAQFAPTKHELKRQQFLVVSKFHEDIIEIAETMSMFHVNNQWIFFVLEEVRRDFDANAVTMNLDEGANIAFALNETIPHCADTLNCTIAEISMALVTSLSRMITEELSIYGEISDEEWESIRFTKQEKQDEILQYIKDYLKTNSKCASCSRWRIETAITWGKSQENEMFRKDPVRDSNNRNFEFVNIGYWSPLLGFNCHELTFPHIEHHFRNITMDIATAHNPPWQIITKNSRGEITEHKGIVMEILKELSRALNFSYNLHDVTSPEFENYNNQNLNESDELVGSLTYRIPYRIVELVQNSKFFMAAVAATVDEPHKKPFNYTQPISVQKYTFILRQPDEVSRIYLFTAPFTLETWGCLFGIITLTAPMLYVVNRLVPLQELQIRGLCTIKGCFWYIYGALLQQGGMYLPRADSGRLVVGFWWIVVIVLVTTYCGNLVAFLTFPKFQPGIDYLSQLFSHKEVTQYGLRNGTFFEKYTETTSRNDFKRFMEQALIYNSTQSENVAAVKHGQRINIDWRINLQLIVQQHFELDKECRFALGKEDFVDEQIALIVPMRSAYLHLINLHIGRMFRMGFIDRWHKTNLPSMDKCNGKNVQRQIQNHKVNMDDMQGCFMVLILGIVVAVCVACIEFWYHSFVVVKKESKRIVFAN
- the LOC108601654 gene encoding glutamate receptor ionotropic, kainate 2 isoform X1; this translates as MHKRQYNRLQLLLLLMLQVAFTQALPDIIKIGGLFHPSDDNQELAFRQAVERINTDRSILPRSKLMAQIERISPFDSFHAGKRVCGLLNIGVAAIFGPQSSHTASHVQSICDNMEIPHLENRWDYRLRRESCLVNLYPHPNTLSKAYVDIVRHWGWKTFTIIYENNDGIVRLQELLKAHGMTPFPITVRQLSDGGDYRPLLKQIKNSAEAHIVLDCSTERIHEVLKQAQQIGMMSDYHSYLVTSLDLHTVNLDEFRYGGTNITGFRLINDKVVSDVVRQWSIDEKGLLRSANLTTIRSETALMYDAVHLFAKALHDLDTSQQIDIHPISCDGQSTWQHGFSLINYMKIVEMKGLTNVIKFDHQGFRTDFMLDIVELTPAGIRKIGTWNSTLPEGINFTRTFSQKQQEIEANLKNKTLVVTTILSNPYCMRKESAMPLTGNDQFEGYAVDLIHEISKSLGFNYKIQLVPDGSYGSLNKMTGEWNGMIRELLEQRADLAIADLTITFEREQAVDFTTPFMNLGVSILYRKPIKQPPNLFSFLSPLSLDVWIYMATAYLGVSVLLFILAKFTPYEWPAYTDAHGEKVESQFTLLNCMWFAIGSLMQQGCDFLPKALSTRMVAGIWWFFTLIMISSYTANLAAFLTVERMDSPIESAEDLAKQTRIKYGALKGGSTAAFFRDSKISTYQRMWSFMESARPSVFTASNGEGVDRVAKGKGSYAFLMESTSIEYVTERNCELTQVGGMLDTKSYGIATPPNSPYRTAINSVILKLQEEGKLHILKTKWWKEKRGGGKCRVETSKSSSAANELGLANVGGVFVVLMGGMGVACVIAVCEFVWKSRKVAVEERLSAILNE
- the LOC108601654 gene encoding glutamate receptor ionotropic, kainate 2 isoform X2 codes for the protein MEIPHLENRWDYRLRRESCLVNLYPHPNTLSKAYVDIVRHWGWKTFTIIYENNDGIVRLQELLKAHGMTPFPITVRQLSDGGDYRPLLKQIKNSAEAHIVLDCSTERIHEVLKQAQQIGMMSDYHSYLVTSLDLHTVNLDEFRYGGTNITGFRLINDKVVSDVVRQWSIDEKGLLRSANLTTIRSETALMYDAVHLFAKALHDLDTSQQIDIHPISCDGQSTWQHGFSLINYMKIVEMKGLTNVIKFDHQGFRTDFMLDIVELTPAGIRKIGTWNSTLPEGINFTRTFSQKQQEIEANLKNKTLVVTTILSNPYCMRKESAMPLTGNDQFEGYAVDLIHEISKSLGFNYKIQLVPDGSYGSLNKMTGEWNGMIRELLEQRADLAIADLTITFEREQAVDFTTPFMNLGVSILYRKPIKQPPNLFSFLSPLSLDVWIYMATAYLGVSVLLFILAKFTPYEWPAYTDAHGEKVESQFTLLNCMWFAIGSLMQQGCDFLPKALSTRMVAGIWWFFTLIMISSYTANLAAFLTVERMDSPIESAEDLAKQTRIKYGALKGGSTAAFFRDSKISTYQRMWSFMESARPSVFTASNGEGVDRVAKGKGSYAFLMESTSIEYVTERNCELTQVGGMLDTKSYGIATPPNSPYRTAINSVILKLQEEGKLHILKTKWWKEKRGGGKCRVETSKSSSAANELGLANVGGVFVVLMGGMGVACVIAVCEFVWKSRKVAVEERLSAILNE
- the LOC108601991 gene encoding nucleosomal histone kinase 1; the encoded protein is MPRAVKSKAAPARKPKGKLYAMPEKLKEGTVLTDLAKGQWRIGPSIGIGGFGEIYAACRNGEKNYDAVIKCEPHVNGPLFVEMHFYLRNAKLEDINQYKHQRGIKTLGMPHMLAHGSVDINEQKHRFVVMPRYGSDISKFVEQNGKRLPEATAYRLAIQMLDAYEFIHNKGYVHADLKAANILLGLGKGGGAQAYLVDFGLASHYITGVFKPDPKKMHNGTIEYTSRDAHQGVATRRADLEILGYNLIEWLGVELPWVKDKLLTVPAKVQKAKEAFMTDVSAALKPLFPKGVPAAIADFIKYVAKLAHNEAPDYDKCRCYFLNALKQMKVANSGDLDFKLKATSNNNNNSSPAKKATPRGRAKTNKLLKADSSADDIIMSSEDEKEDEAFKPSRKLSARAVAQSRISPRLNGAKAVASPKKRVAPATPTPKAASPNKRARLEPDLTPKTHGSSAKLNSPALSLRAARSGKTTINNDLTPQARPHKTYEFNVELDVSLDANVIVNVRRKKKGSSDNKNGTPSNKTTSASSVRTPNAETPTRNVNVRKVASGKSGSSPGSGSTRSPRTPAVTVRKYRH
- the LOC108602435 gene encoding integrator complex subunit 12, with the translated sequence MQMAANIVAVAAATQEVDPILKKSVKLLHSSNPSSAAELRLLLDEMLKVRYGPEKILSKNMTQRMLDDESNFPGRATPQPQPAQTLASDEIINLTNSPEKVPSDSPDTIADSDDGSGAALTMSTVLNTDTGDFGDLNCCVCGGMVITANNRLIECSKCGALYHQECHKPPISNEEAADEQQSQIWQCDACCSKPSTSRATVPLPTVIIPDEPVPVPPATKTKAAVPVPSSRSSTSSNSSSPFYKPEPASSTSVSSSSKHGHKSSSASSKAHKEERASKSVAPPSAVSAHEKHSSSSSRRSSHAKSSSSKSSSKHHESSSGSKRRSK